In the Nitrospirota bacterium genome, one interval contains:
- a CDS encoding DUF3568 family protein: protein MKKPARLIALLFVLMVSYGCAAALLVVGAGVGVGAYKYIDGSLSRAYPVEYSKSWDQANTALENLHISITASLNEGTKGTIEGVKQDGQKVVIKLEDKGQKVTYISIRVGMFGNREEAERIHDEIAKIAGI from the coding sequence ATGAAGAAGCCTGCAAGATTGATCGCCTTACTTTTTGTATTAATGGTTTCATACGGATGTGCGGCAGCCCTCTTGGTTGTCGGCGCAGGCGTCGGTGTCGGCGCTTATAAATATATCGACGGAAGCCTTAGCAGGGCCTATCCCGTTGAATATTCAAAATCATGGGATCAGGCAAATACCGCGCTTGAGAATCTCCACATAAGCATTACCGCAAGTTTAAACGAAGGCACGAAAGGCACTATTGAAGGTGTAAAGCAGGACGGCCAGAAAGTGGTGATAAAACTTGAGGATAAGGGCCAGAAGGTCACATATATCTCAATCCGTGTGGGAATGTTCGGCAATCGTGAGGAAGCAGAGCGCATACATGATGAGATAGCAAAGATCGCCGGTATATAG
- a CDS encoding threonylcarbamoyl-AMP synthase, producing the protein MRILSIESDSEAAVKEAVAALKKGSIVAYPTESYYALGVMASDEAALRKLYDIKKRPIQKALPVIVGSEKALMTIVRSVPEEARMLMKKFWPGPLTMIFEARAGLPELLTAGLGKVAARVPGAGFALSMARAAGFPITATSANPSSMPPARHPDEVIKYFGNRIELIIDAGATPGGKPSTIVDVTVKPQKVLREGRIVL; encoded by the coding sequence ATGCGCATATTATCTATTGAGAGTGATTCGGAAGCTGCCGTCAAAGAGGCTGTTGCCGCGCTCAAGAAAGGGAGTATCGTAGCATATCCCACAGAGAGCTATTATGCCTTGGGGGTCATGGCTTCAGATGAGGCCGCACTCAGGAAGCTTTATGATATTAAGAAGCGGCCGATCCAAAAAGCGCTGCCGGTTATAGTCGGTAGTGAAAAGGCTCTTATGACAATTGTAAGATCTGTGCCTGAAGAAGCGCGGATGTTGATGAAGAAGTTCTGGCCCGGCCCGCTGACAATGATATTTGAAGCCAGGGCTGGATTGCCGGAGCTGCTGACCGCAGGCCTCGGCAAGGTAGCGGCAAGGGTGCCGGGAGCAGGCTTTGCATTGTCTATGGCAAGGGCGGCGGGCTTCCCGATCACCGCAACCAGCGCCAATCCTTCGTCAATGCCTCCCGCAAGGCATCCTGATGAAGTCATAAAATACTTTGGAAACCGTATCGAATTGATTATCGATGCAGGAGCGACTCCTGGCGGCAAGCCTTCAACCATAGTGGATGTTACAGTGAAACCGCAGAAGGTCTTGAGAGAAGGCAGGATTGTGTTATAA